Proteins from one Listeria innocua genomic window:
- the ruvB gene encoding Holliday junction branch migration DNA helicase RuvB: protein MDERIISSETVDAEEVSFETSLRPQTLSQYIGQDKVKNNLTVFIEAATLRNEALDHVLLYGPPGLGKTTLAMVIASEMGSEIKTTSGPAIERPGDLATILTSLEPGDVLFIDEIHRLSRAIEEILYPAMEDYCLDIVIGTGPTARSVRLDLPPFTLIGATTRAGLLSAPLRDRFGVIDHLEFYTEEQLTEIVLRTSGILDTKIDDLGAREIARRSRGTPRIANRLLKRVRDFAQVRGNGTVTEKLAKEALTLLQVDPRGLDTIDQKLLHTIIQSFRGGPVGLDTIAASIGEERETIEDMQEPYLLQIGFLQRTPRGRIATETAYNHLGISYEKEV, encoded by the coding sequence ATGGATGAACGAATTATTTCAAGTGAAACGGTAGACGCAGAAGAAGTATCTTTTGAAACTAGTTTGCGGCCACAGACCCTTTCACAATATATTGGGCAAGACAAAGTAAAGAATAACTTAACTGTCTTTATTGAAGCTGCCACACTCCGAAATGAAGCGCTGGATCATGTGCTTTTATACGGACCTCCTGGACTCGGTAAAACAACCCTTGCGATGGTCATTGCTTCTGAAATGGGGAGCGAAATTAAGACAACGAGTGGACCTGCGATTGAACGCCCAGGTGACTTGGCGACTATTTTGACAAGTTTAGAACCAGGTGACGTTTTATTTATTGATGAAATCCACCGGTTATCGCGAGCAATTGAAGAAATTTTATATCCAGCAATGGAAGATTATTGTTTGGATATTGTTATTGGAACAGGACCTACCGCGCGTTCTGTTCGCTTAGATTTGCCGCCATTTACGCTGATTGGAGCGACAACTCGGGCGGGACTTTTATCGGCACCACTTAGAGACCGCTTTGGTGTAATTGACCATTTGGAATTTTACACGGAAGAGCAGTTAACCGAAATTGTCCTTAGAACGTCTGGGATATTGGATACGAAAATCGATGACCTTGGTGCACGTGAAATTGCAAGACGATCTAGGGGAACCCCGCGGATTGCTAATCGGCTATTGAAACGTGTTCGTGACTTTGCGCAAGTTAGAGGGAACGGTACAGTTACTGAAAAATTGGCAAAAGAGGCACTGACACTACTTCAAGTGGATCCAAGAGGACTTGATACGATTGACCAAAAGCTACTTCATACAATTATTCAATCATTTAGAGGTGGTCCTGTTGGTTTAGATACAATCGCAGCAAGCATTGGCGAAGAGCGCGAAACCATTGAAGATATGCAAGAACCCTATTTACTACAAATCGGTTTTCTACAAAGAACCCCGCGAGGACGAATCGCGACGGAAACAGCATACAACCATTTAGGAATAAGTTATGAAAAAGAGGTATAA
- the ruvA gene encoding Holliday junction branch migration protein RuvA — MYDYIKGIVKTITPEYIVVETGQIGYQIITGNPFSFQRLEGTEAQVFLYQHVREDNISLFGFQTTEERYLFKKLLSVSGIGPKSALAIIASGDVVPLITAIESEDDVYLTKFPSVGKKTARQIILDLKGKLADVVASEIVYKAAENDIVTGLSPQLEEAVLALEALGYSTRELKKVIPKMAKENDLTSDAYIKLALRLMTK, encoded by the coding sequence TTGTACGATTACATAAAAGGAATAGTAAAAACGATTACACCAGAATATATTGTTGTCGAAACAGGACAAATCGGCTATCAAATAATTACAGGAAACCCATTTTCCTTTCAACGATTAGAAGGTACTGAAGCGCAAGTCTTTTTGTATCAACATGTACGGGAGGATAATATTTCTCTATTCGGTTTTCAAACAACAGAAGAACGTTATTTATTCAAAAAATTATTGAGTGTTTCGGGCATTGGACCAAAAAGCGCGTTAGCTATTATTGCTTCAGGCGATGTCGTTCCACTTATTACTGCAATCGAATCAGAAGACGATGTTTATTTGACTAAATTTCCAAGTGTCGGTAAAAAAACAGCACGTCAAATTATCCTTGATTTAAAAGGTAAACTAGCAGATGTAGTTGCAAGTGAAATTGTCTATAAAGCTGCAGAAAACGATATTGTTACTGGGCTTTCACCGCAACTAGAAGAAGCAGTTTTAGCGCTCGAAGCACTTGGTTACAGTACGAGAGAACTAAAAAAAGTTATACCAAAAATGGCAAAAGAAAACGACTTAACAAGCGATGCATACATCAAGCTAGCACTGCGATTAATGACAAAATAG
- a CDS encoding L-lactate dehydrogenase gives MKPRKVMIIGAGNVGSAAAHAFVNQKFVEELILVDLNKERVEGNRKDLADAAAFMSGKMDISVREASDCADVDIAVITVTAGPLKEGQTRLDELRSTSRIVASIVPEMMKGGFKGIFLIATNPCDIITYQVWKLSGLPREQVLGTGVWLDTTRLRRLLAEKLDIAAQSIDAFILGEHGDSQFPVWSHSSIYGKPVNEYSMEKLGESLDLKLIGETARDTGFEIYHQKGCTEYGIAGTIVEICRHIFSGSQRALTVSCVLDGEYGQTGLAIGVPAVLSQNGVKEIISLKLNEQEQQAFDHSAAVIKENIKSI, from the coding sequence ATGAAACCACGTAAAGTTATGATAATTGGGGCAGGTAATGTAGGGTCGGCTGCGGCTCACGCATTTGTTAACCAAAAATTTGTAGAGGAGTTAATCCTTGTTGATTTAAATAAAGAACGTGTGGAAGGAAATCGGAAAGACTTGGCAGATGCAGCAGCATTTATGTCTGGGAAAATGGATATTTCAGTTCGTGAAGCAAGTGATTGCGCAGATGTCGATATTGCAGTAATTACGGTGACAGCGGGACCATTAAAAGAAGGGCAAACACGTTTAGATGAACTAAGAAGCACATCAAGAATAGTGGCGAGTATTGTTCCTGAAATGATGAAAGGCGGCTTTAAAGGTATTTTCTTAATTGCCACGAATCCTTGTGACATCATTACGTATCAAGTTTGGAAATTATCTGGACTACCAAGAGAGCAGGTGCTTGGAACTGGAGTTTGGCTTGATACAACAAGATTACGCCGTTTATTAGCAGAGAAATTAGATATTGCTGCTCAAAGTATCGATGCATTTATTTTAGGCGAACACGGCGATTCACAGTTTCCTGTCTGGTCACATTCCTCGATATACGGTAAACCAGTAAATGAATATAGTATGGAAAAACTCGGAGAATCCCTTGATTTAAAATTAATTGGTGAAACTGCCCGTGATACTGGCTTTGAAATATATCATCAAAAAGGCTGCACTGAATACGGGATTGCTGGAACTATTGTAGAGATTTGCCGTCATATTTTCAGCGGTAGTCAGCGTGCTCTAACTGTTTCTTGTGTTCTTGACGGCGAATATGGTCAAACTGGTTTAGCAATCGGCGTTCCGGCAGTTTTAAGCCAAAATGGTGTAAAAGAAATTATTTCCTTAAAATTAAACGAACAAGAGCAACAAGCATTTGACCATTCAGCTGCTGTAATCAAGGAAAATATAAAATCTATATAA
- a CDS encoding YebC/PmpR family DNA-binding transcriptional regulator — protein sequence MAGHSKWNNIQGRKNAQDSKRSKVFQKLAREIFVAAKKGPDPNLNPSLRLVMDKAKAVNMPNDNIKRAIDKAAGNTSGENYDEVTYEGYAPGGIAVLVHALTDNKNRTSTNVRVAFNKNGGSLGETGSVSYMFDRKGYLVILREGLTVDEEEFMLEAIEAGADDVEVSDDVFEVFTEPGAFSDVKDALQQAGYTFATAELSMFPTVYNEIAENNQTQFDKMMEALEDDDDVQEVYTNAEIN from the coding sequence ATGGCAGGACATTCAAAATGGAACAATATTCAAGGTCGAAAAAATGCGCAAGATTCCAAGCGTTCTAAAGTATTTCAAAAGTTAGCAAGAGAAATTTTCGTTGCAGCAAAAAAAGGCCCTGACCCGAATCTGAACCCGTCACTTCGATTAGTAATGGATAAAGCAAAAGCAGTCAATATGCCGAATGACAATATCAAGCGTGCTATAGATAAAGCTGCTGGAAATACTAGCGGCGAAAATTATGATGAAGTAACGTATGAAGGATATGCACCAGGTGGAATTGCAGTGCTTGTCCATGCACTTACAGATAATAAAAATCGCACAAGTACAAATGTCCGTGTAGCTTTCAATAAAAACGGTGGTAGCCTCGGAGAAACAGGAAGTGTCAGCTACATGTTTGATCGTAAGGGCTACTTAGTTATTCTAAGGGAAGGCTTAACCGTTGATGAAGAAGAGTTTATGCTAGAAGCGATTGAAGCTGGGGCAGATGATGTAGAGGTAAGTGATGACGTCTTTGAAGTATTTACTGAACCCGGAGCATTTTCTGATGTCAAAGATGCATTACAACAAGCTGGTTATACTTTTGCTACAGCAGAACTTTCGATGTTTCCAACTGTCTACAACGAAATTGCAGAAAACAACCAAACACAATTTGATAAAATGATGGAAGCATTAGAAGATGACGATGATGTACAAGAAGTTTATACAAACGCTGAGATAAATTAA
- the pheA gene encoding prephenate dehydratase — protein sequence MKIAYLGPAASFTHAAAAKAFPKEEMVAKSTIPDCIMAIEKEDVDVAVVPIENTIEGSVNITLDYLFHFSSVPVVAEIVLPIAQHLMVHPAHKATWKSVQKVMSHPQALAQCHTFLQAELYGVEREVTPSTAYAAKWVSNNPTELVAAIAPRMAASEYGLEIVQENAQDLELNQTRFFVLSRKPVSILLPKEEEKTSISVILPNNMPGALHKVLSTFAWRDIDLSKIESRPLKTSLGEYFFLIDVLSEGKETLVTNALDEIRLLGGKANKLGTYHVHRLQTT from the coding sequence ATGAAAATTGCTTATTTAGGCCCAGCAGCATCTTTTACTCATGCAGCAGCAGCGAAAGCTTTTCCAAAAGAAGAGATGGTTGCTAAAAGCACTATTCCTGATTGCATTATGGCAATCGAAAAAGAAGATGTGGACGTGGCGGTTGTCCCAATTGAAAATACTATTGAAGGAAGCGTCAATATTACGCTAGACTATTTATTTCATTTTTCAAGTGTCCCTGTTGTGGCGGAAATTGTTTTACCGATTGCGCAACATTTAATGGTTCATCCAGCTCATAAAGCAACTTGGAAATCCGTGCAAAAAGTAATGTCGCATCCGCAGGCTCTTGCCCAGTGCCATACGTTCCTTCAGGCAGAACTTTACGGGGTAGAGCGTGAAGTAACACCTTCGACAGCTTATGCGGCAAAATGGGTTAGCAATAATCCAACTGAACTTGTAGCAGCAATTGCTCCTCGGATGGCAGCCAGTGAGTATGGACTAGAAATCGTTCAAGAAAATGCCCAAGATTTAGAATTGAACCAAACGAGATTTTTTGTTTTAAGTCGTAAGCCAGTTTCCATTTTATTACCAAAAGAAGAAGAAAAAACTTCGATTTCGGTCATTTTACCTAACAATATGCCGGGAGCGTTACATAAAGTATTATCTACATTTGCTTGGCGTGACATTGACTTAAGTAAAATTGAGTCGAGACCACTTAAAACGTCATTAGGAGAATATTTTTTCTTAATAGATGTGCTTTCAGAAGGTAAAGAAACACTTGTAACGAACGCTCTTGATGAAATTAGGCTTTTAGGAGGTAAGGCGAACAAACTTGGAACTTACCATGTGCATCGCTTACAAACTACTTAA